In a genomic window of Pristiophorus japonicus isolate sPriJap1 unplaced genomic scaffold, sPriJap1.hap1 HAP1_SCAFFOLD_62, whole genome shotgun sequence:
- the LOC139255596 gene encoding neuropeptides capa receptor-like: MAAADLLVIITDLILRQIPIIHRMYIVLTIPVCNIHAVLLYATTDCSVWFTVTFSFDRFVAICFQTLKTKYCTERMAAVVLGTVTVLSGLKNIPWYFMFTSQYTLLESSWFCYVTIHVSLSRVWGTIEFIQYILTPGIPFILVLLINAVTVRYILVASRARQRLRGPRSAESTRDPEMNGRRKSIILLLMISSNFILLWAVFMLCSILRPACSFNCLPVRIPFYVWEMGFMLQILSCCTNTCIYAVTQTKFREQLKNAVKYAFALIIKYIK, from the coding sequence atggcagcggcggatctcctggtcattatcactgaccTGATACTCAGGCAGATTCCAATTATTCATCGTATGTACATTGTGCTGACCatccccgtgtgtaatatccacgccgtcctgctttatgcaaccacagattgttctgtctggtttaCCGTCACTTTCtccttcgatcgatttgtggccatttgcttTCAGACgttgaaaaccaaatattgcaccgagagaatggcagctgtggttctgggaacagtgactgtgctgagtgGTTTAAAGAACATCCCCTGGTATTTTATGTTTACATCTCAGTACACGCTTTTAGAAAGCAGTTGGTTTTGTTATGTGACTATCCATGTTTCACTTTCACGGGTGTGGGGAACAATCGAGTTCATTCAATATATTTTAACCCCAGGGATTCCATTTATTCTCGTTCTGCTGATCAATGCTGTCACCGTCAgatacattttagtggccagcagagcccggCAAAGACTCCGAGGTCCCAGAAGTGCAGAGAGTACTCGAGACCCAGAGATGAACGGCAGAAGGAAATCCATAATTTTACTTTTGATGATCTCATCCAATTTCATACTGTTATGGGCGGTGTTCATGCTGTGCTCCATACTGCGTCCGGCCTGCAGTTTCAATTGTCTACCTGTACGCATTCCTTTCTATGTTTGGGAAATGGGATTCATGCTTCAGAtcctgagttgctgcacgaacacttgtatttatgctgtgacccagactaagttcagagagcagctGAAGAATGCGGTGAAATATGCCTTCGCGCTAAttattaaatatattaaatga